From a region of the Chrysemys picta bellii isolate R12L10 chromosome 7, ASM1138683v2, whole genome shotgun sequence genome:
- the GHRL gene encoding appetite-regulating hormone has product MPKTLMFLRSTMLGILLICILWTETTMAGSSFLSPEYQNTQQRKDPKKHTKLNRRAAEGFLDADARQAEGDNNEIEIKLNVPFEIGVKITEDQYQEYGQVLEKILEDILAEDTKETRNWHELKHEDVTN; this is encoded by the exons ATGCCCAAGACACTCATGTTTCTCAGAAGCACTATGCTGGGAATTCTCCTTATCTGCATTCTCTGGACAGAGACTACTATGGCTGGATCTAGTTTTTTAAGCCCTGAATATCAAAACACACAG CAACGAAAGGATCCAAAAAAGCATACAAAGTTAAACCGCCGGGCTGCAGAAGGATTTTTGGATGCAGATGCAAGGCAGGCAGAAGGAGACAACAATGAAATAGAGATTAAG CTTAATGTTCCCTTTGAAATTGGTGTCAAGATAACAGAAGACCAGTACCAGGAGTATGGACAAGTGCTGGAGAAGATACTAGAGGACATTCTTGCTGAGGATACTAAAG AAACCCGAAATTGGCATGAGTTGAAACATGAAGATGTTACAAACTGA
- the SEC13 gene encoding protein SEC13 homolog, with protein sequence MVSVINTVDTSHEDMIHDAQMDYYGTRLATCSSDRSVKIFDVRNGGQILIADLRGHEGPVWQVAWAHPMYGNILASCSYDRKVIVWKEENGTWEKTYEYTGHDSSVNSVCWAPHDYGLILACGSSDGAISLLSYTGDGQWEIKKISNAHTIGCNAVSWAPAVVPGSLIDQPSGQKPNYIKRFASGGCDNLIKIWKEEDGQWKEEQKLEAHSDWVRDVAWAPSIGLPTSTIASCSQDGRVFIWTCDDASGNSWSPKLLHKFNDVVWHVSWSITANILAVSGGDNKVTLWKESVDGLWVCISDVNKGQGAVSAITEGQQNEQ encoded by the exons ATG GTGTCAGTAATTAACACTGTGGACACCTCCCATGAGGACATGATt CATGATGCTCAGATGGATTATTATGGTACTCGATTAGCAACCTGCTCCTCTGACAGATCTGTAAAAATCTTTGATGTAAGGAATGGAGGGCAGATCCTCATAGCTGACCTGAGAGG CCATGAAGGTCCTGTGTGGCAGGTTGCCTGGGCTCACCCCATGTATGGAAATATTCTGGCCTCGTGTTCCTACGACAGGAAAGTTATTGTCTGGAAGGAAGAAAATGGCACTTGGGAAAAGACATATGAGTACACTGGGCATGACTCCTCGG TGAATTCCGTCTGCTGGGCACCACATGACTATGGCTTGATCCTGGCCTGTGGGAGCTCTGATGGGGCCATTTCATTGTTGAGCTACACCGGCGATGGGCAGTGGGAAATCAAAAAGATCAGCAATGCACATACT ATCGGCTGTAACGCTGTTAGCTGGGCCCCTGCAGTTGTACCAGGAAGCCTTATAGACCAGCCATCTGGCCAAAAACCAAATTACATCAAAAGATTTGCATCGGGTGGCTGTGACAACCTCATCAAGATTTGGAA AGAGGAAGATGGCCAGTGGAAGGAAGAACAGAAGCTGGAGGCTCACAGTGACTGGGTCCGAGATgtagcctgggctccctccataGGTTTGCCAACAAGTACCATTGCCAGCTGTTCACAG GATGGCAGAGTGTTCATCTGGACATGCGACGATGCCTCTGGAAATTCATGGTCACCAAAATTGCTGCACAAGTTCAATGATGTAGTCTGGCACGTTAGCTGGTCTATTACTGCAAACATTCTTGCTGTGTCAGGAGGAGACAATAAA GTCACTTTGTGGAAGGAATCAGTAGACGGACTATGGGTGTGCATCAGCGATGTGAATAAGGGCCAAGGAGCAGTGTCTGCTATTACAGAGGGTCAGCAGAACGAACAGTGA